A genomic stretch from Candidatus Brocadiia bacterium includes:
- a CDS encoding STAS domain-containing protein — MFDIEIDIEKVDKDIALMTLRGSLDSTTDDKLSEALNKLIKDNVYRFVIDLSGVSYIGSPGIGVFISVIDILQSNKGTIVFIYPKPNVKATFKMFKLSAFYSIAKDKETAVKELKALCK; from the coding sequence ATGTTTGATATTGAAATAGATATTGAAAAGGTAGACAAAGACATCGCCCTGATGACATTACGCGGTTCCCTGGACAGCACTACGGATGATAAATTATCAGAAGCGCTGAATAAGTTAATCAAGGATAATGTTTACAGGTTCGTAATTGATTTGTCCGGCGTCAGCTATATCGGCAGTCCGGGCATCGGCGTTTTTATCAGCGTGATTGATATTCTTCAGTCAAACAAGGGGACGATAGTGTTTATCTATCCCAAGCCCAATGTCAAGGCGACCTTTAAGATGTTCAAACTTTCGGCGTTCTACAGCATTGCCAAGGATAAAGAAACGGCTGTTAAGGAACTAAAGGCGCTGTGTAAATAG